A region of the Kribbella sp. NBC_01245 genome:
CGCGGGCCAGCTTCTGCTCGATCACCTCGTGCAGACGCTCGATCACCTCGGGCACGCCGATCCGGCCGATGATGTCGTTGAAGAAGCCGGACACCACCAGGCGGCGGGCCTCATCCTCGGGGATGCCGCGGGCCTGCAGGTAGAACAGCTGCTCGTCGTCGAACCGGCCGGTCGCCGAGGCGTGACCCGCACCCACGATCTCACCGGTCTCGATCTCCAGGTTCGGCACCGAGTCGGCGCGGGCGCCATCGGTGAGGACCAGGTTCCGGTTCAGCTCGAACGTGTCCGTACCCTCGGCCGCCGCGCGGATCAGCACGTCGCCGATCCAGACCGAACGGGCCGAAACGCCTGCCAGCGCGCCCTTGTAGACCACGTTGCTCTTGCAGTTCGCGGCCTCGTGGTCCACGAACAGCCGGTTCTCGTGGTGTTGGCCCGCCTCGGGGAAGTAGACGCCGAGCAGCTCGGCGTCGCCACCGGGACCGGCGTACCTCACGTTGGTGCAAACGCGCACGACCTTGCCGCCGAGGCTGACGACGACGTGGTTCAGCTTGGCGTCCCGGCCGACCTTGGCGTCGTGCTGGGCGACGTGGATCGACTCGCGGTCACCGGACTGGATGGTGACGACCCGCAGCTCGGCTGCGTCGCCGACGATGATCTCCACGTTGGCGCCGAGCTCGCCGGCACCGGTGTGGTCGATGATCACGGTCGCTCGGCTGTGCCGGGCGGCGTCGATGACCAGATGGCTGAAACCGCGGCCACCGAGGCTCGCGACGTTCACGTGCACCGGCTCGGTCAGCTCGGCCTCGACCGGAATCCGCACGGCCACGGCCTTCTCGGCGTGTGCCCAGGCCACCGCGGCCGCGCGGTCCTGCGGCTTACCCGCCTTGACCGCGTCCGGCGCGATGGTCTCGACCGTGACACCGTCCGGCGCCTGTACGTCGACCTTGACGGTCTCGGTACCGGCCTCGTCGGCGAACAGACCCTTCAGCGCCTTCACCGGGGTGAAGCGCCACTCCTCTTCGCGCCCGTGCGGCACCGGGAAGTCGGCCACGTCGTACGACGTAACGCGCTCGCTCCGGGTCTGCAAGGGCACTTCGGACCCGGCCCCGTGGGAGTGGCCCTTGTTGCCGGCGGCAACCAGGGTTTCGGTGGCTGACATCAGCCGACGGCCCCTTCCATCTGCAGTTCGATCAGGCGGTTCAGTTCCAGCGCGTACTCCATCGGGAGCTCGCGGGCGATCGGCTCGATGAAGCCGCGGACGATCATCGCCATCGCCTCGTCCTCGGCCATACCGCGGCTCATCAGGTAGAAGAGCTGGTCGTCGCTGACCTTCGAGACCGTGGCCTCGTGGCCCATCGCGACGTCGTCCTCGCGGACGTCGACGTACGGGTAGGTGTCGGAGCGGCTGATCGTGTCGACCAGCAGCGCGTCACACCGCACGGTGGACTTGCTGTGGTGGCTGCCCGGCGCGACCTCGACCAGACCGCGGTACGACGTCCGGCCGCCACCACGGGCGACGGACTTCGACACGATCGAGCTCGAGGTGTACGGCGCGTTGTGCACCATCTTCGAACCGGCGTCCTGGTGCTGGCCCTCGCCCGCGAACGCGACCGACAGGGTCTCGCCCTTGGCGTGCTCACCCATCAGGTAGACGGCCGGGTACTTCATGGTGACCTTGGAACCGATGTTGCCGTCGATCCACTCCATCGTCGCGCCGGCCTCACAGGTGGCCCGCTTGGTGACGAGGTTGTAGACGTTGTTCGACCAGTTCTGGATCGTCGTGTAGCGGCAGCGAGCGCCCTTCTTCACGATGATCTCGACCACGGCGGAGTGCAGCGAGTCCGACTTGTAGATCGGCGCCGTACAACCCTCGACGTAGTGAACGTAGGCGTCCTCGTCGACGATGATCAGGGTCCGCTCGAACTGGCCCATGTTCTCGGTGTTGATCCGGAAGTAGGCCTGTAGCGGGATGTCCACCTTGACGCCCTTGGGCACATAGATGAACGAGCCGCCGGACCAGACCGACGTGTTCAGCGAGGCGAACTTGTTGTCGCCGACCGGGATGACCGAGGCGAAGTACTCCTTGAAGAGCTCCTCGTGCTCGCGCAGGCCGGTGTCGGTGTCGACGAAGATGACACCCTGCTCCTCCAGGTCCTCACGGATCTGGTGGTAGACGACCTCCGACTCGTACTGCGCGGCGACACCGGCGACGAGACGCTGCTTCTCCGCCTCCGGGATGCCGAGCTTGTCGTAGGTGTTCTTGATGTCGTCGGGCAGGTCTTCCCAGCTGGTCGCCTGCTTCTCGGTGGAGCGGACGAAGTACTTGATGTTGTCGAAGTCGATACCGGACAGGTCGGCACCCCACGACGGCATCGGCTTGCGGTCGAACAACTTCAGGCCCTTGAGGCGCAGGTCGAGCATCCACTCCGGCTCGTTCTTCAGCCCGGAGATGCCCCGGACCACGTCGGCACTGATACCGCGCTGGGCGACAGCACCGGCGGCATCGGAGTCAGCCCAGCCGTACTGGTAACTGCCGAGGCCTTCCAGTTCGGGGTGAGCGGTTTGCGTCATCTTGCAGTCCTCGCAGATTCGCCGTCGGATACAGGGGAAACCGGAGCCGTGGCACCGGGGATATGTGTGGTGCAAACGCCGTCACCATGCGCGATGGTGGCCAGGCGCTGGACATGCTTACCGAGCAACCGGGCGAATACCTCGGTCTCGGCCTCGCACAACTGGGGGAACTGCTCGGCCACATGGGCGACCGGGCAGTGGTGCTGGCACAGCTGGGCGCCGGCGCCCGCCGTCATGGCGGAGGCGGCGAACCCGTCGGCACTGAGCGCCTCGGCGAGCACGTCGGCCTTCTTGCTCTCCGGGGCGGCGTCGACCAGTGCACGGTAGCGGACCTCGACCTCGGCCACCCGGGCGCGGGCGAATGCGGCCACCGCCTCGTCACCACCGGACTCGGCGATGAAGTGCAGCGCGGTCGCGGCCAGGTCGTCGTACGCCTGGAAGAACGCATGCCGGCCGGAGTCGGTCAGGCAGAACACCTTCGCCGGACGGCCGCGACCGCGGGGGCCGTAGACGCGCTCCTCGCGAGCGACCACCGTGCCGTCTTCGAGCAGGTGGTCCAGGTGTCGCCGGACGGCGGCAGGCGTAAGCTCGAGGCGCTCCGCGAGCACCGCCGCACTGGACGGCCCATTGGTCAGAATCGACCGGGCGACCCGGTCGCGAGTGGACTCGTCCCGCGCGGCGGAGGCGCCCGCAGGGGCCTGGCCGATCGACGCGGAAGTTTTCACAACGCAAGTGTCGCGTAAATCAGGAAGCCCTTCAAATAAGGGGAACCTAACCCCCGGAGCCGTCGGCACACAGCGTCTCCAACTGGTCGCTCGGTGCTACCAGGGATGATCCGGGGTCGATTAGGGGCGTCCTGGGTGCTCCGGGGCGGCGGGAGTTTCCTACACTGCTTGCGTGCCAATCGCGGTAGAGATCCACGACCTCGTCGTCCGGTACGGCGAGAAGACCGCCGTCGACGGCCTGAGTCTTTCCGTCGCGACCGGCTCGATCACCTCTGTTCTAGGGCCGAACGGCGCTGGTAAGACCACCACGGTCGAGAGCTGCGAGGGCTTCCGCCGGCCGAATTCGGGCCAGGTCCGGGTGCTCGGACTGGACCCGATCGCGGACCACGACGCCCTGATGCCACGGATCGGCGTGATGCTCCAAGAGGGCGGCGCCTGGTCCGGCGTACGGGCTCTGGAGATGCTCCGGTACGTCGCCGCGCTGCACTCGCACCCGCTGGACGTGAGCATGCTCACAGACCGGCTGGACCTCGGCAGCTGCGGCCGTACGCCGTACCGGAGGTTGTCCGGCGGCCAGAAGCAGCGCCTGTCGTTCGCCCTGGCCATCGTCGGCCGGCCCGAGATCGCGTTCCTGGACGAACCGACCACCGGGCTCGACCCGCACGGCCGCCGGGAGATCTGGCAGGTCATCCGCGAGCTTCGTGCCGATGGCGTGACGGTGGTCCTGACCACGCACGCGATGGACGAGGCCGAGCAGCTCTCGGACCAGATCCACGTACTTTCGGCCGGCCAGGTGATCGCCTCGGGTACGCCCGGCGAGCTGACCGACCACGGTGCCCGGTCCCTCGAGGACGTGTACCTCTCGCTGACGCACCCCGACCCTCGGAAGCTGTGATGGCCATCTCTTCGCCCGACGTTCTGCCTCACGGGTTCGCGCCGATGCCGGGCGCCGCGCCCTGGCGCCAGAAGGTCCTCGCGCATTCGTGGATGGAGCTCCGCCTGTTGCTGCGGAACGGCGAGCAGCTGCTACTCGCTCTGGTCATCCCGTTGATCCTGCTGTTCCTCCTGGGCGGTACTGGTCTTGGGGATCGCCTACCGCTCGGCGACGGCCGCACGATCGATCTGGTCGTTCCGCGCGTACTGGCTCTTGCTGTGCTCTCTAGTTCGTTCACGTCGCTGGCGATCGCTACAGGTTTTGAACGTCGGTACGGCGTGATTAAGCGGCTCGGCGCCTCTCCCCTGTCGCGGATGGGTCTACTCGCGGGGAAGATCGGTGCCGTCCTTGCGGTCCAGGCCGTGCAGATCGCCGTACTGGCCGCTGCTGGTTTTGCTCTTGGCTGGAAGCCGGTTGGCGGCGTAGTAGCGGTTGTAGGCGTAGTGCTCATGGTGATGTGCGGTACGGCGGCCTTCGCGTCGTTGGGCCTACTGATGGCCGGGACCTTCCGTGCCGAGGCCACGTTGGCGGCGGCGAATCTGCTTTATCTGCTGCTGCTTGTCG
Encoded here:
- the sufD gene encoding Fe-S cluster assembly protein SufD — protein: MSATETLVAAGNKGHSHGAGSEVPLQTRSERVTSYDVADFPVPHGREEEWRFTPVKALKGLFADEAGTETVKVDVQAPDGVTVETIAPDAVKAGKPQDRAAAVAWAHAEKAVAVRIPVEAELTEPVHVNVASLGGRGFSHLVIDAARHSRATVIIDHTGAGELGANVEIIVGDAAELRVVTIQSGDRESIHVAQHDAKVGRDAKLNHVVVSLGGKVVRVCTNVRYAGPGGDAELLGVYFPEAGQHHENRLFVDHEAANCKSNVVYKGALAGVSARSVWIGDVLIRAAAEGTDTFELNRNLVLTDGARADSVPNLEIETGEIVGAGHASATGRFDDEQLFYLQARGIPEDEARRLVVSGFFNDIIGRIGVPEVIERLHEVIEQKLARAATLSAGASAGAGQR
- the sufB gene encoding Fe-S cluster assembly protein SufB, giving the protein MTQTAHPELEGLGSYQYGWADSDAAGAVAQRGISADVVRGISGLKNEPEWMLDLRLKGLKLFDRKPMPSWGADLSGIDFDNIKYFVRSTEKQATSWEDLPDDIKNTYDKLGIPEAEKQRLVAGVAAQYESEVVYHQIREDLEEQGVIFVDTDTGLREHEELFKEYFASVIPVGDNKFASLNTSVWSGGSFIYVPKGVKVDIPLQAYFRINTENMGQFERTLIIVDEDAYVHYVEGCTAPIYKSDSLHSAVVEIIVKKGARCRYTTIQNWSNNVYNLVTKRATCEAGATMEWIDGNIGSKVTMKYPAVYLMGEHAKGETLSVAFAGEGQHQDAGSKMVHNAPYTSSSIVSKSVARGGGRTSYRGLVEVAPGSHHSKSTVRCDALLVDTISRSDTYPYVDVREDDVAMGHEATVSKVSDDQLFYLMSRGMAEDEAMAMIVRGFIEPIARELPMEYALELNRLIELQMEGAVG
- a CDS encoding helix-turn-helix transcriptional regulator, yielding MKTSASIGQAPAGASAARDESTRDRVARSILTNGPSSAAVLAERLELTPAAVRRHLDHLLEDGTVVAREERVYGPRGRGRPAKVFCLTDSGRHAFFQAYDDLAATALHFIAESGGDEAVAAFARARVAEVEVRYRALVDAAPESKKADVLAEALSADGFAASAMTAGAGAQLCQHHCPVAHVAEQFPQLCEAETEVFARLLGKHVQRLATIAHGDGVCTTHIPGATAPVSPVSDGESARTAR
- a CDS encoding ABC transporter ATP-binding protein; its protein translation is MPIAVEIHDLVVRYGEKTAVDGLSLSVATGSITSVLGPNGAGKTTTVESCEGFRRPNSGQVRVLGLDPIADHDALMPRIGVMLQEGGAWSGVRALEMLRYVAALHSHPLDVSMLTDRLDLGSCGRTPYRRLSGGQKQRLSFALAIVGRPEIAFLDEPTTGLDPHGRREIWQVIRELRADGVTVVLTTHAMDEAEQLSDQIHVLSAGQVIASGTPGELTDHGARSLEDVYLSLTHPDPRKL
- a CDS encoding ABC transporter permease, with the translated sequence MAISSPDVLPHGFAPMPGAAPWRQKVLAHSWMELRLLLRNGEQLLLALVIPLILLFLLGGTGLGDRLPLGDGRTIDLVVPRVLALAVLSSSFTSLAIATGFERRYGVIKRLGASPLSRMGLLAGKIGAVLAVQAVQIAVLAAAGFALGWKPVGGVVAVVGVVLMVMCGTAAFASLGLLMAGTFRAEATLAAANLLYLLLLVGGAVMTPVTEYPSSVQVFVKLLPSAALSSGMSDATLAGVIPWPAALALVLWSAVLGYVVSRTFRWD